The DNA sequence TATAAGGTACTGGACAACATATTGGATTCAAAGAACAGCACCGTCGGGGGGGGCTCGGCATCGGCAATGGCCGGTGCCATGGCCGCAGGACTCGTTGGCATGGTCGCTCGTCTGTCCCTGGAGAAAAGACTGAGACTGGACGACCATCGCTACACAGAACTGGCAAACGAGCTGGACACCTTAAGTCAGGAGCTGGCCCAGGGTGCTCAAGACGATACGCAAGCCTTTTTGGCCATTAAGGAGGCCTTCTCCATGCCAAAAGCAAGCGACGACGAAAAGAAGGTCCGAACCCAAGCGATCGAGGAAGCAGCAGTTAAGGCAGCATCCATCCCAATGCTCAATGCCCAAAAAGCTGAGCGCATTCTGAAAATCTGTCACGAGCTTGAAGGGAACTACAACCCAAACGCGTCATCCGATTTTGTAGCAGGAACGCTTCTGGCTAAAACCGCTGTGATAGGGTGCGCCCTCAACATCGACGCCAACTTGCCTCTTATCAAAACCCCCGAGAGACGAGTACCCTTGGAGAAAGCATCAAAAGAGTTTCGCGATGGCATACGTTGGGACTAGGGCATCGCCAATATAACATAAGGAGGGATTCAGATCATGGGTACCCATACACAGCAACGAAGGCACAGCCCTGCACCATTTATCTTCTATAGCGCGCTCGGACTCTTCATGTTTTTTGTACCCATAACCATCGGCCCTAAAACAACCATTCCTGTAGATCACATTATCACAGCTATCCGAAA is a window from the Dethiosulfovibrio peptidovorans genome containing:
- a CDS encoding formiminotransferase-cyclodeaminase — its product is MSLYKVLDNILDSKNSTVGGGSASAMAGAMAAGLVGMVARLSLEKRLRLDDHRYTELANELDTLSQELAQGAQDDTQAFLAIKEAFSMPKASDDEKKVRTQAIEEAAVKAASIPMLNAQKAERILKICHELEGNYNPNASSDFVAGTLLAKTAVIGCALNIDANLPLIKTPERRVPLEKASKEFRDGIRWD